DNA from Cystobacter fuscus DSM 2262:
GCAGATCCAGCCGACTGTGCTCGTGATGCAGTTGCCCGAGGGAGAGGGCCTCGTGACCCTGATTCGGGTGGGCCCCTTGCGCGAGCTGGGCCACGAGGAAGCGCACCTGCTCCACGAGCCGCTCCACGGCGTCCATGCGGAGGATGGCATCGAGTTCCCGCCGCTCGGCCTGGAGGGACTCCACCCGCTCGAGTTGATGACGCGCCTGCCTGGGGCTGCCCGGGGTCAACGCCACCGAGAGCCCCCGAGAATCCGAGCGGAGGGTGACTTCACCGCCCTGGGCCTCGGGGCCCGCGGCGGAGAGCGCGCGGGCCAGGGGCACGACGAGCTGTTGATCCAGATGACGGCGCAGCGCCCGGGCACCATGGGCCTCGTGGTAGCCGGACGCGGCGAGCGAGGAGAGGAGCTCGGGCGGCACCTGGAGTTCGAGCCCCCGCTGGAGCAGGCCGCGCCGCTGTCGCAGCTTGTCCACGGTGAGCCGGGCCACCTGCTCCACCTGGGTGGGGGTGAGCGGGTGGAAGGCGATGAGCTGGTCGATGCGGTTGACGAACTCGGGACGGAAGTGCCGGTGCACCTCGCGCAGGTAGTGCTCGGTGTCATCCACCGGCGCGGCGCCGATGCCCAGGGGGGTGCGGCGATGCGTGACCCCGAGGTTGCTCGTCATGATGATGAGGGCGTTGTGGAACCAGGCCGTCTGGCCATGGGTGTCGGTGAGCCGCCCTTCCCCGCAGACCTGGAGCAGCAGATCGAACACGGCGGGGTGGGCCTTCTCGATCTCGTCGAGCAGGAGCACGCAGAAGGGCTGCTGGCGCACCCGCCGCGTGAGCAGTCCGGGCCCCCGGGCACTGCCCCGGATGAGCCGCTCGGCGGCCCAGGCGTCCATGAACTCGCTCATGTCGAAGCGGAACATCCGCTCCGGCGAGCCGAAGAGGAACGTGGCGAGCAGCCGCGCGAGCTCCGTCTTCCCGACGCCGGTGGGGCCGACGAAGAGGAAGGTGGCCAGTGGCTTGCCCTGGGGCTGGAGCCCCGCCTTCACCATGCACAGCGTCTCCACCACCCGGCGCACCGCCACCTCCTGCCCCACGAGCTGGCGGCGGAAGGACGCCTCGACGTCCGCGGCGAGCAGGGCGCGATCCTCGCGCAGGAGGAACTCGGGGACGCCCGTCTTGAGGCTGAAGAGCGAGTACAGCCGCTCCCGGGTGAGCAGGGGCACCTGGCCATCCCCCGTGCGCGCCTGATGGAGGCTCGCGCGCAGCTCCTCGTACAGCCGCACCGCCTTGCCGGGCATCGCGCCACCGGGGAGATAGCGCTCGGCCAGCTCCACGAGGGGCTCCACCGCGTCCTCGGCCAGCTGGGGCCGCGAAGGCTCCGCCTGCCGCTGCCAGGCGGCCCGCGCGCGCAGCGCCTCCCGGGTCTGCTTCGCGCTCAGGGGCTCCAGGCGCACGCGCGCGAGCAGGGAGAAGAAGCCCGGGTGTTGGTTCTCCAGGAGATCGAGCGACTCGGAGGTGAGTTCCCCGAGCAGCCGCACCCTGCCCTCCTCCAGGAAGGGCTTCATCACGCCGGGGATGTTGACGGACTCCGTGGAGTGCTGGGCGAGCAGCTCGCCCAGGTTCTCGAAGAAGAGGACGGCGTCGAGCTCCCGCGCGGCGCGCATCACCCGCAGGACGCGCTCCTGCCACTGGCCGAAGCCAGACATGCCGGCGATGAGCCGCGAGCCGCTCGTCGCATACACCCGCCGGGGGCGGCCCGCCTTGCGCTCGGCGCGCATCCACGCCTGGAGCAGTTCCGTCTTGCCGACCCGCTCCGGACCCACGAGCAACACGCCCTGCCGCTTCTCGCCGCCCACGAGGGTGGACAGCAAGGCGAGTTCGGTGTCCCGGCCCAGGAGCGGTGGCCCCTGGCGCGCGTCCTCGCGGTCGTGCAGGGGCACGGACACGGAGAGGAGCACTTCATGGGCCTGATCGCGCTGGAGCTTCTCCTCCAGCTTCTTCCGGGCCTTGAGGGCCTTGTCGCCCGCCTCCTCGCGCCGGAGCGTGAGCGCGAGGGTTTCGAGCATCACGCTCCGGGGAGGCAGGAGCCGCAGGAAGTCGGGAGCGCTCAACTCCCGCGCGGCGAGCAACCGCTCCACATCGGCGCGCACGGTCTCGCGCACGTCCTGGGCCGGGCCCACGAAGACGGTGTGATCCAACGCGGGGACGAAGACCCAGGTCTCGGCCGCGAGCGGGACGACGACCACGGCCAACTCGACGAGCGTGGAGGTGGCGAGCCGCTTGGGGAGATCCGCGCGCGCCGCCCGGATCTCCATCATCTCCAGCCGGATCCGCTCGGGAAAGGAGAACCGGGCGAGGTGCTCGGGCTCGATCCGGGAGAGGTGCTCCTCGAGGAACAGCCGCTGCTCCGAGAGGCACGCCTCGAGGGTGGACGCATGGCTCGTCAGGGCGGGCGCGGCCACGGGAAACACCTGGTAGTCGCCATTCCAGAGCTGTTGGCAGAGGAGCGGTGTGGTGAACTCGAGGGTCCCGGATGAGGCGTCGGAAGGGGCCATGCGCCACCCATCCTATGCCGAGCGCATGTCTCCATCAATCTCTATCTTCTCTGATGGCAATAATTGCCATGCCAGGACGCGACATGGATCGTGTTTGTGTTTTATTATCAAAAGCAATCCGTAAATAAAATGCACGCACCGTGTTTGCAATTAATTGCATGTTACTGACAATCACTCTCATCAAACACAAAAAAAGAGAAAGGCATACACAAAAACAATAACAATCGGATGTATGTCTATTTCTCCTGCTCACCAAGACGTTCTATGTGGGCATCGCTCTGAGACACCGTGCATTCGACAAGGGCCGCGGTTGCCCCCGCTGGCTCATGGTCCTACGGACGGAGCTTGTTGACGGTGAGACGGTGCCTGGCGAGCCACCGGTGGTATCTCCAGCCGACGGGCAGCCATCTTCTGAACCGGGCGAGTGGCTCGACCTGGAGCCGGTAGGAGGCATCTCCGAAGAAGCCGAACTCCACCCAGTCGGGTCCCACGGTCCGAATGGAGAGGATCCCGGGGGCGTAGGGCATCCCGGCCGAGACGGAGTCCAGGAGCTGGCCCTCGCGCCCCACCAGGTACACGGAGAGCAGCTCCTCGAAGGGACAGTCCTGGGTCAACCATACGAGGCAGGAGCCGTCCTCCAGCTCGAGCTGCTCTTCCAGCAGCAGACCCTCGACGGTGAAGCCGAGTGCTTTCCCGTCACGGACCAGCCGAGAGGTGCCTCGCTCGGAGTCCAACCCGGCGAGCGAGAACCGCCGCACTTCACGCATGAGTTCACCCCTCTATGTGAGGAACTCTACGAGAAGGAGCCAGGGCGGAGTAGTTTCACCGCCTCCCTGAAGGTAGGAGCCTGACCGTGGACGAGACCGAACCGTCCCCCTTGCCGTTCCCCACGAGCCTCTGCCACCGCTGCGCGGCGCCCCCGAAGTACGTGCGGACGAAGACGTCCACCTTCATCCTCTGCCCCCTGTTGCCGGGCAAGTACCCGCCCCAGCCCGTGCTGCGCTGTCCCCTCTTCAGACCGCGAGGAACACACGAATGACTTCGGAATGGGATGTGCGGACCCGGCTCGTGCGGGCCGACGAGGCCGACGAGGAAGGCGCGCCGCTCAACACCCCCCTGGTGCTCTCCACCACCTTCCGTGCCCATCCGGAGGGCGTGGGTTTCTCCGCCGTGGACATGGGGGAGCAGTCGCCCTTCTTCTACGCCCGGTGGTCGACCCCCACCGTGCGGACCCTGGAGCGGCGGCTGGCCGACCTCGAGGGCGGCGAGGACGCGCTGTGCTTCGCCAGTGGGATGGCGGCCATCACCGGGCTGCTGCTGCACCTGCTTGGGCCCGGCACCCACCTGGTCATCAGTGACGTCTGCTACGCGGGCACGGCCGAGTTCGTCCGCGGGACGCTGCGGCGCTACGGCGTGGACGTCACCCCCGTGGACACCTCGGACCTCGAGCAGGTGCGCGCCGCGCTGCGCCCCAATACCCGGCTTGTCTACCTGGAGTCACCGTGCAACCCCGTGCTCAAGCTGACGGACATCGAGGCGGTGGCCACGCTCGCGCACGGCGTCGGAGCCCGGGTCGCCGTCGACGCGACCCTCGCGACGCCCATCGGCCTGCAACCCCTGGCGCTCGGGGCCGACTTCGTCCTGCATTCCTTGACCAAGTACATCGGCGGCCACGGTGACGTGCTGGGCGGGGTCGTCGTCGGCGGGCGGGCCGAGCTGGCCGCGCTCCGCCAGGACTCACTCATCCACCTGGGCGCCGTGCTCAATCCCTTTCCCGCGTGGTTGCTCTTGCGCAGCCTGGCCACCCTGCCCCAGCGCATGGCGGCCCACGAGGCCACGGCCCGCGAGGTGGCCGCCTTCCTGGAGAACCACCCCCGCGTGCACCACGTCCTCTACCCGGGGCGCGACTCCCATCCCCAGGCCGCCCTCGCCCGCCGGCAGTTGCGCAACACCTCCGGCATGATTGCCTTTCAAGCGGAGGACGCCCCGGCGGTGGCGCGCCGTCTCGCCGAGCGGTTGAAGGTCGTCCACTACGCCGTCTCGCTCGGCAAGCCCCACAGCCTCGTCTTCTACCTGCCCACGGACGAGCTGCAGCGCACCTCGTTCCAGCTCTCCCCGGCGCTGCTGGCGCGCTACCGTGCCTGGGCGGGCGACGGCATCTTCCGCCTGTCGATCGGCCTGGAGGCCCCGGCGGACATCATCCGGGATCTCGATCAGGCCCTGGCCCCGTGAGCCACGCATTCAGACGGGACACATAGAAGAGTTGTGACGCCCATGCCGAACGACACTCCCTCGCCTTGCATGCTCGTGGAGGACTTCCTCTGGCCCCTGCTCATCGTCCAGCCACGAGGCGCGGTCCCGCTCGCGCACTTCGAGGAGTATCTCGTGCGGCGGCTCACCTACCTGCGGCGACAGGAGAAGCACGTCGTCCTCTTCGACATGCGGCACGCGCCCATGCTCCCCTCCGAGATCCGCCAGCGTCAGTCCGAGTGGCTCAAGCAGCACGCGGCCCTGGTCGAGGCCCAGGTGCTCGGTCATGCCCTGGTCGTCACCTCCCCCTTCTTGCGGTTGATGCTCTCCACCTTCCACAAGATCCGGCCGCGCAACAGCCGCCATCTCGTCACTCCCCATCTGAATGACGCGGCGCGCTGGTGCCTCAACGTGCTCGAGGAGAGCGGCAGCAACCCTCCCACCCAGCGCATCGAGGCTCACTTCGGCCTGAAGCCCCACTGAACACGGTGCGGGCGCCAGGTGTGTTGGCGTACCTGATGGCACCTAACGGGGCGCGCGCCCTTCTGGCGCACCTGGGACTGGCCACTCAGTCCACGAAGCAGCCCGCCAGCCTCGGGTCCGTGCGCAGGAGGGCATCGACCTCCGGCGCGCAGTCACGTGAGGAGAGCACCGTGTAGAAGTCCTCCTTCAGCGAGGGCGCGAGGCGCACCGCCGCGAGCCACTCCCGGCGGGAGAAGGGGTCCGCGGTGATGCCCCGCCAGAAGCCGGTGGCGTCCAGCACGGAGGCCACCCGCTCCGTGCCCTGGCCCTGCAGCCGGCTGATGACATACGTCGCCACCCCCACCTGCAGCCCATGGAGACGGGGGCGCGCGGCCAGCGCATCCAGCGCGTGGGACAGCAGGTGCTCGCTGCCGCTCGCCGGGCGTGACGAGCCGCTCACCTCCATGGCAATCCCATTCAGCATGAGCGACATGGCCAGGAGGCGGACACCCTCCAGGTCCCTCACCGGCCGCGCCATGAACTGAAAGACGGTCGCGTCCGAGAGCAACGCCGCGAAGTCGTTCACGGGCGTGCCTCGGGCATGGAAGGCCAGCTTCCAGTCGGCGATGGCCGTCACCTTCGCGACGAGGTCACCAATGCCAGACCACCAGAGCGTGTCCGGTGCATGGAGGCAGACGTCCGTGTCGACGACGACGCCGGTGGGCATCGCCGCGCGCAGCGAGCGGCGTCGTCCCCCTTGGGTGAGGCTCGACTGTGGGCTGCAGAAGCCATCATTGGACAGGGACGTGGGTACGGCCAGGTACGGCAGGCCCGCGAGGAAGGCCACGTACTTGGCGACGTCCAGCGCCCGCCCGCCGCCAAATCCGAGAACGGCCTCACAGCCCGCGGGCAGGCAGGTGAAGAGCGCGCTGGCGTGCTCGAAGCTCGCCTCGGTCACCTCCGCCCGCCCCACGACGGTGATTCCCTCCCGTGTGAGGCTCGCCTCCAGACGCTGGCCCGGCCCGGGCAGCAGTCCGGTGCTCACCAGCAGGAAGATGCGCCGGTGCCCGGCACGTGACAGGTAGACGCCAACCCGGTCCAGCGCGCCGGGTTTGATGCGCACGAGACCAGGAATGAGGAGCGGCTGCGTACGTGGAGGCATGGTGGCTCACAAGATGGCACCGCGATGCGTGCTGGGCCACTTCGGGCTACGCGCACCCCACCCGCTCCAGGGGCCCCATGCGTCCTATACGTCGTGCGGCGCTCCTGTATGCTCTCGTCAACCATCGGTTACTGGTGACGAGGCCGGTCGTCGCCCGACGGCGACCAGGAATCCGGCCCCGTGGCAGCGCACCCCTCACCCCACGAGAGCCATGAAGATCAAGAACATCGGCGTCGCTGTCGGCGCCTCTCTGCTCATGTTCGCCCTGGTCACCGAGCCCCAGCTGCTCGGCGTGCCCACCGCCGACGCGCGCGGCACGTACTTCCATACCGAGATCCATCCTCCGCACTGGCTGCCATGGACCACCGATGGCGCGCCCGCGATCGAGAGCGGTCCTGCCTTCCTGACGCACGGCCTGCGCTGCAGCGGCCGCTACTGCGACAGCGTGAGCCTGCTCAACGTGGAGTCCGGATACACGCAGACGAACAGCTGGTGGACGGACTCCTTCTCCGAAGAGGGCGCGCACGAGCAGGTGTGCGGCGACAACGGCTTCGTGACGGGCCTGGGCTGTTCCGGTGACTACTGCGACAGCATCGCCCTGCGGTGCTCGCAGATCGACAACGGCGGCGTGCGCTCGAACTGCTACTGGACGGAGTCCATCTCGGAAGAGAGCGGCGGGAAGTTCGTGGCCCCGGAGTCCATGTACCTCGCGGGTGTCCGATGCTGGGATCGCTACTGTGACAACAAGCAGCTCTATCTCTGCCAGGCGGACAACGGCGGGCCGTCTTTCGATTTGAGCGCGATGGCGGCCAAATACGCGCCTCGCCTGCGCTTCGACCAGGAGACCACCACGGGCTCCGGCGAGCAGAGCAAGTGCTTCCCGAGCGACGCGGCCACGTACTTCGAGCAACGCGCGCGAGGCGCATCCCCCGTTTCGCTCTGCAACAAGGACTATTCGACGATTCAGAACAACCGGGTCCCGGCGTACTACACCGCCACCCAGGTCGGGACGAACACGGTGCTCATCCGCTATTGGTACTTCTATGCGTGGCAGAGCACGTGCTTCGTCAGCTCGGGCTCGCACGCCGCGGATTGGGAGTCGGTGGCGGTCCTGGTCGTCGATGGGCGGTTGAGCCGGGTCGCGTTCTACCAGCACGGCGGGTGGTACAGCCGGGAAGCCGGTTCGTTCGAGACCGTGGAGGGCACGCATCCCATCGGCTACGTCGGGAAGAACGCCCACGGCACCTACCACGACTCCGGGGGCTCGGGCGGCTGCCTCTACTTCGAGGACTTTCGCAATCCCGGCGGCAACGACTACCACATGGATACCTGGAACAACCTCGTGCCCCTCACCCGGGGCGGCAACTCGCCCGCGTGGATGAACTGCACGGGCTCGGGTTGCTTCGATGGCATCGGTCATCCGATCGAACAGACGGGAGACCTGCGCTCGATGCGTGGCTGCGCGAAGGACGGCTGCGGTCGGTCTTCCCTCGGTGAGAACATGCCCTTCCAGAACGACCCGGCGGGCACGGACCATACGGCCCTCTACCTCCAGCACAGTGGCAAGGTGATCGATGTCCCTGGGGCGAGCACCAGCGATGGGGTGGCGCTCACCCAGTTCTCCAACTGGGGCGTGGACAACCAGCGCTGGCTGCTCGAGTCGACGGGAGACGGCTTCTTCACGTTGCGCGCACGCCACAGCGGCAAGTGCATGGACGTGGCCGGAGCTTCCATGACGGCCGGCACGAACGTCGTCCAGCACACCTGCAACGGCGGCGACAACCAGCGCTTCCGCCTGCTCCCGTACGGCAACGGTTACTTCGCGATCCAGGCGAAGCACAGCAACCAATGCCTGGACATCGCGGGCGGCTCCATGGACGACGGCGGGTCGCTGATCCAGTGGCCGTGCGGCTGGACGACGAACGAGAGCTTCCGCTTCGCGCCGTGACACGGCCCTGGGCCTCCGCGGTCACTGGGGCACGCGGAGCCCCACGAGCCCATCGATCGCCGCGCGCGAGACCTCGTTCGGAAGCGCGGGCAGCAGGGCGCGGGCCGCGCCGGGGAGGTTGCCCGGGTGGAGGATCATCACCTGCACGACCCGCGACTGCTCGTCGAGGAGGATGGCGAAGTAGCGGTCGTCGAGCGGCCGGCGCCACACCGGCGCATAGGCGCTCGCGCGGTTGTCCGCGTCGATCACCGCGCCACGCTCCATGGCCTTGAGCGCCCGCGCGTCGAGGAGATCGGAGCCGGGATCGAACTGGCCGATGCCACAGCCAGCGATGCCGCACACGGACCCGCCGAGGCTGCCGACCTGGAACGACCTGAGCCCCGTGCTGATGATGTCGCGGTTGCCCCACTGGCTGCCCGACGACTCCGCCACGACCTCGAACACGTTGATCTGGCCGCACCCGTCGCCCACGGCCCCGTTCGTGTTCGCGAAGCAGTGACACGGGTGATAGCCCGACCACCCGTCGCGGTTGAGCTCCGAGGGGCTGAAGCCGATCCACGGCGCGTCCTGCTGGCGCTCGTCCTCTCCGGGCTTGATGCAGCTCAGCGGCTTGAGCGTCGGATCATCCGCGTAGGGCATGGAGGCGAGCAGCACCACGAGCTTGGAACCCGGCCAACCGTCGTAGTCCAGCGCCGAGCCGGGGCAGTACGGATTGCTTCCCGGACCGCAGGGGAACTTGCGGTCCTGCATGGCGTAGAACGCGCAGTTGTTCCCGAGGTCACCCGTGAACGGCGTCTTGTCTCCGGGCCCGGAGATGTGGAGGTTCTGGAACGTGGTCGGCGCCCGCCGGTCCCAGAACGACTTGATGGCCCATGCGCCCGTGGGCTCCGCGACCGGCTGGTAGACGGCGAACTGCTTGACGCGCATCGGCCCTTCGAGGACCAGCGTCATCTGCTCGTTGTACGGGGACAGGCGGTTGCTCGTTACCTGGTGCCTGGTGCGGCAGCAGTACTCCTTACCTCCCCAGGGGTAGCTGATCCATCGCGCCTCGACGTCGCAGCGCGGGTCGCCCTCGCTCGCCTCGATCCGGCGGCCCCAGTAGCCCGTGGCGCCGATATTGGTGAAGGTCATCGTGCCGCCCCGGGTCGCGGGCCCCGTGTTCGACGGCGTGGGGGGCTCGTGCGTGGGAACGGCGGGTTCGCCGCCCGGCTTGGAGGGGGCAGCGCCGTCGGCCTTCGGGTCGGCGCTGCACGCCACGCCTGCGATCCCCAGGATGGCCGCGGTGATGAGGAATCGGAGGCGCCGGCCACTCCCACCAAGCCTGCTGTCTGTGACTACGTTCATCTGTGTTGACTTATCATCGGCAATCGACTGGATCAAACGAGATCAGGCGTCACGAACAGGTCAGCTCCTTGATGATCTCGTTCAATCCCAGGCTGATCTCAGTAGGGCCGCAGGTGGAATCGCTGGCAGGTGTTGTCCAGCCAGCTGTACTGCTGGACCGTGCCCCCTTCGGCCAAGGAGCAGCCGGACACCTCGAGGGCCTTGCCGCTGTGCCGGGCGATGAGCCGGGCGGTGCCATCCGCCAGCGGCTCGATGCGCCACTGGGAGTGGGTGCCCGAGCAGGAGCCCGTGACGGTGCGGGCGGAGTTGGCGGTGGAAGCCCCCTCGATGAGGAGACAGCTTCCGGCATTGGAGACTGGCGAGAGCTGGAAGTACCCATCTCCGGTGGGGGTGAAATTCCACCGCTGACAGTTGTTCCCCAGCCAGCTCCACTGGTTCACGCGGGTGCCGTCCGCGGTGCCGCAGTTGGCCACGTCCAGCACCTTGCCACTCGAGACGTTGACGATCGCCACCGGCCCCACCGGCTGGAGCTGCCACTCCTGACAGGTGTTGCCCAACCCGGACCACAGGTTCACGGCCGACCCGTCCGCGCTCGCGCAGTTGGCCACGTCCAGCACCTTGCCGCTGTTGCGGTTCTGCAGACGGAACCACCCCTCCGAGGTGGCCACGGGCATCCACTGCTGGCACGCATTGCCCAACCACGACCACTGGCCCACGCGGGTGCCGTCCGCGGTGCCGCAGTTGACGGCGTCCAGGGACTTGCCGGTGCTGCTGTTCACCAACCGGTAGTACCCGTCCGCGGTCGGATCGAGCACCCAACCGGTAGCCGCACTGGAGCAGGAGGCCAGGACCGCGCTCGCCCCATCGCCGCTCGCGCCCCCGCTGACCCCCATGCACTTGTTCGCCGACCGGCTCACCAGCTTGTAGGCGGCGCCGCGCACGGCGGTGGTGATGGGCGAGCGCTCCCCGGAGGGAACCGCGAGCGACGTGCCGAGGGGGACGGGAGTGCCGAAAGAGGGCGTGCCATCCGAGTTCCAGGTGAAGGCCTGCGCACGGGTCGAGCGCGTCCGCGAGCAGCCCTGATTGGCGGCGCTGTTGGCGTGGTAGACGATCCAGCTTTGCGTGCCATCCGGCGAGGTGAAGAAGCCGTTGTGACCCGGCCCGTAGACCCCATTGGCGTCGGAGCGCTGGAACACGGGGTTGGCGGACTTCTTCCAGGAGGAGAGGCTCAGCGGATCGCTCCCGGTGAGCGTCAACATTCCGAGCTTGTAGTCCGGGGTCCCGCAGAAGCTGGCCGAGTAGATGAGGAAGGTCTTGCCGCCGCGCTGCAGGACCACGGGTCCCTCGTTGACGGGGGCACCCTGCGTCTCCCAGCTGTACGTGGGATTGGAGAGCAACACCTTCGTACCGCTCGTGGTCCAGGGGTTGCTCATCTTGGCGATCCACATGTTCTGGTTGCTGCCCTCGAACGCCGAGGAGAGCAGGTACAGCGAGCCGTTGACCTGGAGATAGGAGCCATCGATGTTCCAGCCGGTGCCCTGGGGCTCGCTCTTGAAGGCATAGGGCCCCATGGGATCGTCTCCCGCGCTCTCGAGCACCACCAGGTGCTGGTTATCGAAGTTCCCCCCCGTGCCGGCCGTGAACATGAAGTACCAGCGGTACCCATTGGGGCCATTGAGCCGATGGAACTCGGGAGCCCAGAAGTTACAGCACCGGCTGGCCGTGGTGTCCGACCAGATCACCACCGGCGTCGCGGTACTCAGCCCCGCCAGGGTCGGCGATTTGCGCATCATCATCTGCGAGGACCAGGTCGTCGTCGCCAGGTAGTAGTTGCCGTTGTAGTACTGCAGCCAGGGGTCCGCTCCATCCCCCAGCAAGGGGTTGCGGAAGGTGGTCTCACCGACCGCTCGCGCGGGGGTAGCGGGGAGAACCAGAACGGCCAGGCCAAGCAGCAACGCGGTGAACGCCCGGGAGTGTGCCATGTCTCACTTTCGATCAGGGGATGCGGACACCTGCGCGCGAAGCCGGTCTGACCATCACCGGGGCACGAGGCCCTGGATGGCCATGCCAGCAAAAGGAGCAGCCTGTCCGGTGCGGGAACGGGAGATGTGAACGCTCACATCTCTTCGGCCGAAGCTGCGCTCATCCACGAACATTGTCAACCACATCTCAGACGGCGCGGTGCATCATGGATTCCGGCACGGACTCGCGCCCAACACCCCCACGGCAGTGAGTGTTTGACACCGGACAGAGCCATGGAGGAGCGCCGTCCGCTCCGAGCGCAGGCGCCACGGGCGGAGGCCGAGCGGAAAATCACACCCCGCGTGAGCGGATGACTCGTGCCAGCCATTTCCTGACTCGTGCCAGCAGGGCCTCCGAAGCCATTCAATCCCTGACGGCGCGATGCATCATGGCCGAGGCGCGCCGGGTCCAGGGCAGCGCGTCATGAGACCGCCTCCCTGTTCCTTCGGGTTTGTCATTGCACGCGGGTTTCATCCGTTGGTACCTTCGCACCGCCGCAGGGATGTGAACGCTCACAATTCACCCCGGAGATTCGATGTTCAGCGCCCCCCCGCTCCCACGCCCTCCCCGCCTCGCCGCGCTGACCTCCATGCTGAGCGCCCTGTACCTCGTGCTCATGGCCCCGGGAGCGTGGGCCCAGACGACAGGCGCGTCCGCTTTCGCCATGGGCTACTTCACCGAGTCCCCCAATGGACTGGCCAGCGACTATGGCCTGCACCTCGCGGTGAGCGACGACGGACGTGAGTGG
Protein-coding regions in this window:
- a CDS encoding RICIN domain-containing protein yields the protein MAHSRAFTALLLGLAVLVLPATPARAVGETTFRNPLLGDGADPWLQYYNGNYYLATTTWSSQMMMRKSPTLAGLSTATPVVIWSDTTASRCCNFWAPEFHRLNGPNGYRWYFMFTAGTGGNFDNQHLVVLESAGDDPMGPYAFKSEPQGTGWNIDGSYLQVNGSLYLLSSAFEGSNQNMWIAKMSNPWTTSGTKVLLSNPTYSWETQGAPVNEGPVVLQRGGKTFLIYSASFCGTPDYKLGMLTLTGSDPLSLSSWKKSANPVFQRSDANGVYGPGHNGFFTSPDGTQSWIVYHANSAANQGCSRTRSTRAQAFTWNSDGTPSFGTPVPLGTSLAVPSGERSPITTAVRGAAYKLVSRSANKCMGVSGGASGDGASAVLASCSSAATGWVLDPTADGYYRLVNSSTGKSLDAVNCGTADGTRVGQWSWLGNACQQWMPVATSEGWFRLQNRNSGKVLDVANCASADGSAVNLWSGLGNTCQEWQLQPVGPVAIVNVSSGKVLDVANCGTADGTRVNQWSWLGNNCQRWNFTPTGDGYFQLSPVSNAGSCLLIEGASTANSARTVTGSCSGTHSQWRIEPLADGTARLIARHSGKALEVSGCSLAEGGTVQQYSWLDNTCQRFHLRPY